The Thermosipho melanesiensis BI429 sequence TGAGCACCTCTAGGTGTAAGTTTGAAATGCTTTGCAATATCTCTAATAGAGGGTGAATATCCGTTTTGTTGTATGTAGTTTTTAATGAAGTCCAATACCTTTTGTTGCTTTTCAGTAAGTTTTTTCATATATCAAACACCACCTTTAATTTTAGCTTATTTTTATCTCTTTCAAGTTTTAGATTGTGATACGTTAAAGCCTTAAAACCTGTGCCATCCAAATGTTCAAAAGAGCAGAATTTTACAACGTAATCTTTGTCTAGTTCCACGGGGAAGTACCCAAGCTCAATTGATGCTATCCAATCGTTAACCGTATCAAAAATGGCATCTTCATTTTCTCTAATCTTGTATTTATGAAACTTAGGATTTTTGCAATTAATGCTTGGTAAATAATTTTCTTTTAATATGTTTAAGATATCGTTTAAAATTTCTAAAAAAGAATTGGCTTCGATTTCATATGCCACATCAGCGGTATGGTTTATTTCTCTATACATCTTCTTCTCCACTAATTATGGCAATATCAGCTATTTTATCACCTTCAGACAGGTTCAATAATTTGACACCTTTTGTTACTCTTCCCAATGCTCTTAAGCCACTTATATTTATCTTAATTGACATGCCGTGTTTTGTGAATATCATTATATCTTCATTACCAAGAACGTAACTAACGCTTACTACATAACCAGTTTTTGATACATCAGATATATTTTTTATTCCAAGACCTGCTCTTTTTTGTATTCTATATTGCGAAGTTTCTGTTAGTTTTCCATATCCCAGACTTGTAACGGTTAAAATGTAATTTTCATCATTTGAAAGTAGTGCTGAACTTACAACTTTGTCATCTTTTGAAAGTTTTATGCCAGTGACTCCCATTGCAGAGCGCCCCATTGTTCTAACCTCAGAGATGGGGAATCTTATACTCATTCCATTTTTGGTTGCTATTAATATAGTCTGTTTTTCATTTTCTATTTTTTGAACGGAAACTAAACTATCATTTCCATCAAAATTTATCGCACGAAGCCCGCGTGCATTAATATTTTCAAAGTCTTTGAGAGAAGTTCTTTTTACTTTTCCAAATTTTGTCACAAAGAATAATTCTCCAACAAAATTGTCCACAGATAGCATTGTTAGTATTTTTTCATCTTTATCTATATTTATATATTTTGATATGTGTTTCCCTTTACTAGTTCTTGAATTTTCTTCTATTTGATAATTGTTTAGTAAATATACCTTCCCTTTTGATGTAAAGAATAAGGTTTTTCCATGGAGATGAGTATATATTATCTCCATAATTGCATCGTCGTTCATCAACGAAGAACCTGTTACCCCTTTTCCACCTCTTTTTTGCGTCCTAAAGGTTGATAAACTCATCATTTTTAAATAACCTTTCTTCGTTAATGATATAACCACTTCTTTATCGGGAATTAATTCTAATTCATTGAATTTTATTTCTCTTTCTTCGTGGTCGAGTATTTCACTTTTTCTACTGTCTCCGTATTGTGCTTTAATGTACGTTAATTCTTCTATTATTTTTTCGTATACTTTTTCATCTTTTCCTATGAGTTCTTTTTCTATTTTCATCTTTTTAACTAGTTCGTTGTAGTCTTCAATTAGTTTTGAAATTTCAAGCTTTGTTAATCTTCCCAATCGCAAATCCACAATGGCTTTTGCTTGTGTTTCGGTAAAATCAAACATTTCCATAAGTTCTTTTATAGCGCTGTTTTGATCTTCGCTATTTCTAATAACGGATATTATTGTATCAATGGATCTGGAAGCTTTGATTAATCCCTCTAAGATGTGGGCTTTCTTTGAATATTGTTTGTAGAAGAATTGTGCTCTTTTTCTTACTACTTCAAAACGATGTTCAACAAAAGCCCACATCAATTCTTTTAAATTCATTAGTACAGGTCTTTTATCTTTGTCAATTACCAAAAGTTGCGCATGGAAAGAGCTTTGTAATTGGGTGTGTTTATATAAATTATTTATAATGATATCTTCATTTACGTTATTTGGTATTTCAATTACTATTCTTAATCCTTCTTTATCTGATTCATCTCTAATATCCTTTATTTGTAATGAGGAATTTTCCGCATATTCAACTATTTTTTTAATTAAATCTGCCTTACTAACGTTGTAAGGAATCTCCGTAATGACAATTTTTTTCTTTTTTTTGTCTTCTTCAACGTGTAATTTTCCCCTTATTGTGAAGCTGCCTTTTCCCGTGGTATACATTTCACGGATCCCGGCTCTTCCAATTATTTCTCCGCCCGTTGGAAAGTCAGGTCCTGGGATAAATTCAATAAGTTCTTCTATTGAAATTTGTGGGTTTTTAATAAGTGCTAAAAATCCATCGACTAACTCCGAAATGTTGTGAGGAGGAATATTAGTTGTCATACCTACTGCTATTCCTGTTGAGCCATTTGCAAGTAAATTTGGAAATTTTGATGGAAGTACAATGGGTTCTTTGAGGCTTCCATCAAAATTGTCCATCATATTAATCGTTTCTTTGTCTATATCTTCTAATAATTCTTCGGAAATTTTTGAAAGTCGCGCTTCTGTGTACCTCATTGCAGCTGGTGGATCTTTATCAACTGATCCAAAGTTACCTTGCCCTTCTACCAGTGTATATCTAATAGACCAATCTTGTGCAAGTCTTACAAGCGTATCGTAGATTGCTGCATCACCATGTGGGTGATATTTACCCATTACTTCACCGACAATACGTGCTGACTTTTTGAAAGGTTTGTTATGGGTTACTCCAAGTTCGTACATACTGTACAATATTCTTCTTTGTACAGGTTTTAGACCATCTCTAACATCAGGTATGGCCCTTCCAATGATAACGCTCATGGAGTAACTTAGATATGATTGTTTTAATTCTTCTTCAATAGGCCTATTTATTTCCATTAAATTCCCTCCAGTTATGAAATTTTAGCGCCTGGTTCTATATCTTTATCTACTGTTAATATCGAAAGTTTGTCGTTAATTTTCGCGGCAAGTAACATTCCTTGCGATTCTATTCCCATTAATTTTGCGGGTTTTAGATTGTATACAACTACAATTTTTTTGCCTATGAGTTCTTCTGGTGAATAAAATTTTGCAATTCCAGCAACTATTTGGCGTTTGCCAAGTTTGCCTAAATCGACTATTAATTTCAAAAGTTTTTCAGATTTTTCAATTTTTTGTGCTTCTATTATTTTAGCTGTTCTAAGGTCAAGTTTTTTAAAGTCGTCTATTGAAATAAGTACACCATGTTCTTCTTTTTTTTCTTCCTTTTTTACAGCTATCTTTTCAAACTTTTTTAAATCTATTTTGTTAAACAAAGGTTTTCCGTGAACAGCTTTAGTAGTTGGTTTTATTGTATTCCATTCGTTTAGTATTTTTTGGAAATTTCTTTC is a genomic window containing:
- the gyrA gene encoding DNA gyrase subunit A — protein: MEINRPIEEELKQSYLSYSMSVIIGRAIPDVRDGLKPVQRRILYSMYELGVTHNKPFKKSARIVGEVMGKYHPHGDAAIYDTLVRLAQDWSIRYTLVEGQGNFGSVDKDPPAAMRYTEARLSKISEELLEDIDKETINMMDNFDGSLKEPIVLPSKFPNLLANGSTGIAVGMTTNIPPHNISELVDGFLALIKNPQISIEELIEFIPGPDFPTGGEIIGRAGIREMYTTGKGSFTIRGKLHVEEDKKKKKIVITEIPYNVSKADLIKKIVEYAENSSLQIKDIRDESDKEGLRIVIEIPNNVNEDIIINNLYKHTQLQSSFHAQLLVIDKDKRPVLMNLKELMWAFVEHRFEVVRKRAQFFYKQYSKKAHILEGLIKASRSIDTIISVIRNSEDQNSAIKELMEMFDFTETQAKAIVDLRLGRLTKLEISKLIEDYNELVKKMKIEKELIGKDEKVYEKIIEELTYIKAQYGDSRKSEILDHEEREIKFNELELIPDKEVVISLTKKGYLKMMSLSTFRTQKRGGKGVTGSSLMNDDAIMEIIYTHLHGKTLFFTSKGKVYLLNNYQIEENSRTSKGKHISKYINIDKDEKILTMLSVDNFVGELFFVTKFGKVKRTSLKDFENINARGLRAINFDGNDSLVSVQKIENEKQTILIATKNGMSIRFPISEVRTMGRSAMGVTGIKLSKDDKVVSSALLSNDENYILTVTSLGYGKLTETSQYRIQKRAGLGIKNISDVSKTGYVVSVSYVLGNEDIMIFTKHGMSIKINISGLRALGRVTKGVKLLNLSEGDKIADIAIISGEEDV
- a CDS encoding archease, which translates into the protein MEKKMYREINHTADVAYEIEANSFLEILNDILNILKENYLPSINCKNPKFHKYKIRENEDAIFDTVNDWIASIELGYFPVELDKDYVVKFCSFEHLDGTGFKALTYHNLKLERDKNKLKLKVVFDI